A window of Gammaproteobacteria bacterium genomic DNA:
GAGCCTGGCGGTAATTGCGCTGACGAGCGAGGCGCACGACGGTTCGGAGCATCAGGGCGAGGCATCCGCGCCATCGCCGCGGCAGGCAACCAGGGTCGCGTCGGCGATGGACAGGATGGAAGGCTACTTTCCAAACGTGGCGCTGCAAACGGACGACGGCGAGACGGTGCGGTTCTATGACGATCTGATCAAGGGCAAGTCCGTCATCATCAGCTTCATGTACACGAGCTGTACGTCCGTGTGCCCGCTGACCACCAAAAATCTCATGGCCGTGCAACGCGCGCTGGGCGACCGCGTGGGAACAGATGTGTTCCTGTACGGGATTACCCTGGACCCGGCGCACGACACGCCCACCGTGCTCAAGCGCTTTGCGCGGGCTATCGGGGCGCAACCCGGCTTCACCTTCGTCACGGGAACCCAGGCGGATTAATATCGATCTGGTGCGCCACAAGCTGGGCGTTTACGACCCCGACCCGGTGATCGACGCCGACAAATCCCAGCACGGGGCGTTGTTCGTTTACGGCAACGAGGCGACCGGCAAATGGCAGGCGATACCCAGCATGCTGCCCGCCAGCCGCATCATCAGGAGCTTAGGGGCGGTGATGTGAGGTGCCGGACCGCGGAGGCGCCAGGTCTCCGCGGTCTCGCGACGGCCATACGGCTCAGCCGCAAAACGTGCTGTATACATGATCTACGCAAGCAGGAAGTTGCTTTCGGTCAACCATTCAAGAAACGAGGAATTTTTCGATGAACACCAAACCCGTATTAACCCGTTTGATAGCTGGCGCGCTGGTCGCCACGTTCACCTGCGCGCAGGCCGATGCCGCAACCATTCTGGTCAGGTGCGACAAGAGGGTAAACCGATCCAGTATCTCGGTCGATGGCAACAATCTCGTCGCCAGGTTTCTACGCTGCCGGGCGCAATCGGGCATCAACCTGCGAACCACGCGGCTCAAGCGCACAGTGGGCGATGAGCTCGAGTGCGATTTCGACAGCAATTTGAATGATTATCGCGGCTGGCGCCACTCGCATTCCAGCCAACTTCATCCGGGGCCGGCAGGTCACGGGGAAGCTCATCAACCGCTTCGGCCGCACGGTAATCTCGGACACCTCCATATGCCGGGTCCGTTAACGCCGCTTTAGCACGTTCCGGCCGGGAACCTCGCATTCGTCGGAGGTTCCCGTCGCACCGGTCGTACACACCGTGCGATAGCGGTCGAGCAACGGCAGCGGCTAGGGGGACGACAGTGCTTCCAGGCGATAGAGCATGAGCCGCACCAGTTCGCTTTCCATATCTTCGTAAAGCAGGTCGGCCTCCGCGGCATTACCGAGCACGTCGGTCTCCTCGAACAAAAACTCGCGAGTGACGGCGAGCGTCTGATCCTTGAGCCGCAGGTCATTGCCCTGTCCCTGGAGGTCGAATCTCACCACCGTAAGCAGCTCGAACTCGCGCACCTTGCCGTCGGTTCCGACCGACAGCACGCGCCGCCCACGCTGCTCGCTCTTGATGCGCAGAGCGGCGGTCGCGTGCTCAGAGTCCACCACGGCCACACCGTTCGCGCGCAACACACGCTCCAGCTCCACGCGGAAGTTGTTGTAAGGGCTCAGCCCGTCGATGTGCGTGCGCTTCATTTCCGTCGGCAGATCGGCCTGGGCGCGCAGCTGGAATCCACACGCGGAAACGCACAGCATAAGCGCCAGGCACGCCGCGCCGGCGCCGCGGAGGCCGCGTCCTGCCGGAAGCTTTGCCACGTTAGCCGGCCACGACGTTAACCAGCTTGTCGGGCACGACCACCAGCTTGCGCACCTGCTTACCTTCGATGAAACGTCGCACGTTCTCGTTGCTCAGCGCCGTTTGTTCGATCATCTGGCGGTCGCTGCCTTGGGGCACTTCAATATGTCCGCGCAGTTTGCCGTTGACCTGCACCACCAGCGCCACGGTGTCGCGCTGCAGCGCTGCCTGGTCTATATCAGGCCAGCGACAATCCACGATGGCATCCTCGTTACCCAGCGCCAGCCACAGACTGTGCGCGATGTGCGGCACAATCGGGGACAGCATGAGCACGATGGCTTCGAGTGTTTCCTGCGTGGCAGCTCGGCCTTGTTCAGTGTGATCTTCGAAACGCCCAAGCTCGTTCAGCAGTTCCATATTGGCGGCGATGGCGGTGTTGAAGGTGTAACGCCGGCCGATATCATCGCTCACCTTGGCGATGGTCTCGTGCAGCTTGCGGCGCAATTGCCCGATCGCGGCGGCCGACGATGCCTTTTCCGCGCCGGTCGCGGCATCGTTCACGTGCGCGTAAACCTGTCGCCACAAACGTTTGAGGAAGCGATGCGCGCCCTCCACGCCGGACTCCGACCATTCCAGCGACTGGTCCGGCGGCGCGGCGAACATCACGAACAGGCGCACCGTGTCGGCGCCGAAGCGCTCGATAAGCGCCTGCGGATCGACCGTGTTGCCTTTGGATTTGGACATCTTCACGCCGCCGTTGAGCACCATGCCCTGGGTCAGCAGGCGCGTGAAGGGCTCGTCGCCCTTAACCAGCCCGGCGTCGCGCATGAGTTTGTGAAAAAAACGCGCATACAACAGATGCAGCACGGCGTGCTCCACGCCGCCGATGTACTGATCCACCGGCAACCAGTAATCGGTACGCGCGTCCAGCATGGTCTTGTCGTTGTCCGGCGCGCAGAAGCGCGCGTAATACCATGAAGATTCGAAAAACGTATCGAAGGTGTCGGTCTCGCGCTCGGCCAACCCCTGGCACCGGGGGCATTCCGTGCGATAAAAGTTCGGATCGGTCTTGAGCGGTGAGGTAACGCCTTCGAACGCCACATCCTCCGGCAGCAGCACGGGTAATTGATCATCCGGCACCGGCACAACGCCGCAGGTGGAACAATTGATAATCGGTATCGGGCAACCCCAGTAGCGCTGGCGCGAAACACCCCAGTCGCGCAGACGGAACTGCGTGCGCTTCTCGCCCAGACCTTTAGCGGCCAGGTCGGCGGCAATGGCGTTAATCGCATCCTCAGGGCTTAAGTCGTCATATTTGCCTGAATTTACTATTAGGACATCATCAATATTCTTGGACGCATACCAATCTTTCCATAGGGCGGAATCGAAGCTGTAATACTGGTATTCAGCAGAGCTAGGATCACGTTCTCTCCAAAGAACATGTTCAAGAACCTGTCTGATCGGCAACCCATATTGTCTTGCGAACTCGAAGTCCCGCTCATCGTGCGCCGGCACCGCCATTACCGCGCCCTCTCCG
This region includes:
- a CDS encoding SCO family protein, which gives rise to MVKINRKSLWPVALSLAVIALTSEAHDGSEHQGEASAPSPRQATRVASAMDRMEGYFPNVALQTDDGETVRFYDDLIKGKSVIISFMYTSCTSVCPLTTKNLMAVQRALGDRVGTDVFLYGITLDPAHDTPTVLKRFARAIGAQPGFTFVTGTQAD
- a CDS encoding leucine--tRNA ligase; this translates as DYMRAQLKRLGFGYDWARELATCRPEYYRWEQWFFLRLLEKGLVYKKKAAVNWDPVDRTVLANEQVIDGRGWRSGATVERREIPQWFLKIIDYADQLLDDLDALADWPAQVLAMQRNWIGKSEGVEIRFPYDEGALKVFTTRADTLMGATYVAVAAEHPLAARAARVDPKVAAFIEACRKRGVTEAELATQEKQGVPTTLTVRHPLTDEPLPVWVANYVLMAYGEGAVMAVPAHDERDFEFARQYGLPIRQVLEHVLWRERDPSSAEYQYYSFDSALWKDWYASKNIDDVLIVNSGKYDDLSPEDAINAIAADLAAKGLGEKRTQFRLRDWGVSRQRYWGCPIPIINCSTCGVVPVPDDQLPVLLPEDVAFEGVTSPLKTDPNFYRTECPRCQGLAERETDTFDTFFESSWYYARFCAPDNDKTMLDARTDYWLPVDQYIGGVEHAVLHLLYARFFHKLMRDAGLVKGDEPFTRLLTQGMVLNGGVKMSKSKGNTVDPQALIERFGADTVRLFVMFAAPPDQSLEWSESGVEGAHRFLKRLWRQVYAHVNDAATGAEKASSAAAIGQLRRKLHETIAKVSDDIGRRYTFNTAIAANMELLNELGRFEDHTEQGRAATQETLEAIVLMLSPIVPHIAHSLWLALGNEDAIVDCRWPDIDQAALQRDTVALVVQVNGKLRGHIEVPQGSDRQMIEQTALSNENVRRFIEGKQVRKLVVVPDKLVNVVAG